From a single Cyanobacteriota bacterium genomic region:
- a CDS encoding DNA starvation/stationary phase protection protein translates to MTQTLVQEFSQVNANAVGLGQEVTVPVCEGLNMVLASFQALYLQYQKHHFVVEGAEFYSLHEFFADSYGQVQNYVHQLGERLNGLGGVPAASFSRLAELCCFTPEPDGIFTARQMLENDLSAEQTVIDLLRRQASQAESVGDRATRYLYEQILLQTEDRAFHLAHFLAADSLTFAFVNRV, encoded by the coding sequence ATGACACAAACACTGGTTCAAGAATTTAGTCAGGTGAATGCCAATGCCGTTGGTTTGGGACAGGAAGTTACAGTTCCTGTCTGTGAAGGCTTGAATATGGTGTTGGCTAGTTTTCAGGCGCTCTATTTACAGTACCAAAAGCATCATTTTGTGGTGGAAGGTGCGGAGTTTTACTCGCTGCATGAGTTTTTTGCAGACAGCTATGGGCAAGTCCAGAACTATGTGCATCAACTAGGTGAGCGGCTAAACGGCTTAGGTGGAGTCCCCGCTGCTAGTTTTAGCAGATTGGCAGAACTCTGTTGTTTTACACCAGAACCTGATGGCATTTTCACCGCTCGGCAAATGCTAGAAAACGATTTGAGTGCTGAACAAACGGTTATTGATTTGCTCCGACGGCAAGCATCTCAAGCAGAGAGTGTCGGCGATCGAGCCACGCGCTATCTCTATGAACAGATCCTCTTGCAAACTGAAGATCGTGCATTCCACCTAGCCCATTTCCTAGCAGCAGACAGTCTAACGTTTGCCTTTGTAAACCGAGTGTAA
- a CDS encoding DUF2949 domain-containing protein, which translates to MSSNMRLIQFLQDELAISSAEIDVLLRHPEQDSAPGHMILWQYGLISFQQLTQVFDWLEAQF; encoded by the coding sequence ATGAGCAGCAACATGCGGCTAATTCAATTTTTACAGGATGAACTGGCTATTTCGTCCGCAGAGATCGATGTGTTGCTGCGTCATCCAGAACAGGACAGTGCTCCAGGACACATGATTCTCTGGCAGTATGGCTTGATTTCATTTCAGCAATTAACACAAGTTTTTGATTGGCTGGAGGCTCAATTCTGA
- the nifV gene encoding homocitrate synthase, with amino-acid sequence MKTHQIHINDTTLRDGEQAAGIAFNLEEKIAIAVFLDAIGVPELEVGIPAMGRDEVEAIRAIVNLGLKAKLLGWNRANRADIQASIDCGLQRVHISVPVSEIQIAAKFHGQWRVMLDRLYEVISFACDRGLEVSVGGEDSSRAHEAFLLDVAMLAQSWGASRFRFCDTVGILEPLTTYNKVQRLVSNLTIPVEMHTHNDLGLATANALAGIRAGALSVNTTVNGLGERAGNAALEEVVMALKRIYGVQTGIDTKRLLELSRLVAKASNCPVPPWKAIVGDNAFAHESGIHAHGVLQNPATYEPFAPEEVGWERRFVVGKHSGRHLVLNVLQQQGVFLSPEEAQVVLDAVRRQAVAVKRGLTIDELLMLVPPERSYTHAN; translated from the coding sequence ATGAAAACTCATCAGATTCACATTAACGATACCACCTTGCGTGATGGCGAGCAGGCAGCCGGAATTGCCTTCAATCTAGAAGAAAAAATTGCGATCGCTGTCTTTCTAGATGCCATTGGAGTGCCGGAGCTGGAAGTGGGCATTCCTGCAATGGGGCGAGATGAAGTCGAGGCCATTCGAGCGATCGTCAACCTTGGGCTAAAGGCCAAACTCCTTGGCTGGAATCGAGCTAACCGAGCAGATATTCAGGCATCGATAGATTGTGGTCTCCAGCGTGTTCATATTTCGGTGCCCGTGTCAGAGATTCAAATTGCCGCAAAGTTTCATGGGCAATGGCGGGTGATGCTCGATCGTCTGTACGAGGTCATCAGTTTTGCCTGCGATCGGGGTCTAGAGGTATCCGTAGGGGGTGAAGACTCCTCTAGGGCACATGAGGCATTTTTGCTAGATGTTGCCATGCTTGCCCAGTCATGGGGGGCCTCTCGGTTTCGGTTCTGCGACACTGTAGGCATCTTAGAACCACTGACTACCTACAACAAGGTGCAGCGCCTAGTCAGCAACCTGACGATACCCGTTGAGATGCACACCCACAATGACTTGGGGCTGGCCACAGCTAATGCCCTTGCGGGTATTCGGGCTGGAGCGTTATCTGTGAATACTACTGTGAATGGCCTAGGGGAACGGGCAGGAAATGCCGCCCTAGAAGAGGTCGTGATGGCGTTGAAGCGCATCTATGGTGTGCAAACTGGTATTGATACCAAGCGCCTATTGGAACTTTCGCGTCTGGTTGCCAAGGCATCCAACTGTCCGGTGCCACCGTGGAAAGCGATCGTCGGTGATAATGCCTTTGCCCATGAGTCAGGTATCCACGCCCACGGTGTCTTGCAAAATCCTGCCACCTATGAACCCTTTGCCCCAGAGGAGGTCGGCTGGGAGCGCCGATTTGTGGTTGGCAAACATTCAGGACGGCATCTTGTGCTGAATGTGTTGCAGCAGCAAGGAGTTTTCTTAAGTCCAGAAGAAGCAC